In Flavobacterium sp. GSB-24, the genomic window GTAATATCAGGTTTACCAAATATTTTTTTATTGTTTTTCCGATATCGGTAGCCCAGATTCCACAAAGCTTTAGCAAGCCTTATTTCGTCTTTTGTAGCAGTACTTTTTATCGCCTGCATATTTTTCCTCCTTTGTTCGGGAGTTAAATTATCCATCGTAAGATTAAATTTGTTTCTTACAGATAAAGTTAGTTATTTAACGGAAATGAAAATTCAATTATTTGAGGTTAAATATTGTATTATTTTCATTTTAAAATAGGAAGAAAAACAAAAAAAGCCTTTACATTGCTGTAAAGGCTTTTATTTCTAAAGAAGTGGTCCCACCTGGGCTCGAACCAGGGACCACCTGATTATGAGTCAGGTGCTCTAACCAGCTGAGCTATAGGACCGGTTTAGAGGATGCAATATTACTACTATTTTTGATTCACTCCAAATATTTTAAGACATCATTTGTATTTAATTTTAAATCTTTTACTGAATTTCAAAAACGAAATTGATTTTCAATGTCTTATTTAAAAATTAAAATGACATTTTTTTATTTAATTTCCTGACAAAGCTCCACCAAAACACCATTTGTGTTCTTCGGATGCAGAAAAACAACCAATTTATTGTCGGCACCTTTCTTCGGAATTTCATTTATCAACACAAAACCTTCACTTTTTAGGCGAATAATTTCTGCTTCGATATCATCAACGTCAAAAGCAATATGATGAATTCCCTCTCCTTTTTTTTCCAAAAATTTAGCAATCGGACTTTCTGGATTTGTTGCTTCTAGAAGTTCGATTTTATTATTACCGGTTTGAAAAAAAGAAGTCAGCACGCCTTCGCTTTCTACAGCTTCCATTTTATAGGATGGAACGCCCAGCATTTTTTCGAACAAAACATTGGCATCATCCATATTTTTTACTGCAATTCCGATATGTTCAATTTTGTTTACCATTGTTTCAAATTTTATTGATTTACATAAGTATTAAAATAACCACATTCTGCAATTACATCTTGATAATATTTCGTATCTGAATAGTCTTTCTTTAAAGCTTTGAAAGAATTCCAAGCAATAAAATTAATCTTATCATCTTGAATTTCCCAGTAACTGTTTATGTTATTATACTTTTTATTGTAATAATCATTTCGTTCGCATTTTGAAATCAGATACAGACATTTTGCTTTTTGTTCTTTGTTCGAAGCAGCTTCAAAAGCTTTTTGGTAATACATTTTCGAAACTGAATTATTGGTAATCATTTCTTTCATTGCATTTCTAAATGAATACGGACTCGAGCCATAACCCACAATATTAATTTCGTAGAAAGTTCTTCCGTTCCCGAAATGAGAAATATTATAAAATACATTTCCTAACAAAAGACTATTGGTATAAACATCTTCTTTCTGCGCCAATTTTTCCTGCATCGATTTTATCGTAGTCAGAAAATCCATGTAGGTATAT contains:
- the mce gene encoding methylmalonyl-CoA epimerase gives rise to the protein MVNKIEHIGIAVKNMDDANVLFEKMLGVPSYKMEAVESEGVLTSFFQTGNNKIELLEATNPESPIAKFLEKKGEGIHHIAFDVDDIEAEIIRLKSEGFVLINEIPKKGADNKLVVFLHPKNTNGVLVELCQEIK